The proteins below are encoded in one region of Malaclemys terrapin pileata isolate rMalTer1 chromosome 8, rMalTer1.hap1, whole genome shotgun sequence:
- the SMIM3 gene encoding small integral membrane protein 3: MEVMSSPNPTMSAIPKHILDIWVIVLIILATILVMTSMVLCPATAVIIYRVRTHPIHNGVV, from the coding sequence atggaagtcATGAGCAGCCCAAATCCCACCATGTCTGCCATCCCCAAGCACATCCTGGACATCTGGGTCATCGTGCTGATCATCCTGGCCACCATCCTGGTCATGACGTCCATGGTGCTGTGCCCGGCCACGGCTGTCATCATCTACAGGGTGCGGACTCACCCCATACACAACGGGGTCGTGTGA